In Tsuneonella dongtanensis, a single window of DNA contains:
- a CDS encoding entericidin A/B family lipoprotein, with the protein MAKKLIIALGVAAITFTATACNTVKGLGRDIESVGEAGDRAI; encoded by the coding sequence ATGGCGAAGAAACTGATCATCGCTCTCGGCGTCGCGGCGATCACGTTCACCGCTACCGCCTGCAACACCGTCAAGGGCCTGGGCCGCGACATCGAGTCGGTCGGCGAGGCTGGCGATCGCGCCATCTGA
- the gcvT gene encoding glycine cleavage system aminomethyltransferase GcvT: MSETEDQVETQMLPLDGWHRARGARMVPFAGYEMPIQYEGIMAEHEWARTHAGLFDVSHMGQLIVEGDGAAEALEAIMPGDFSALKPGRIRYSLLLAEDGGILDDLMVTNVTESEGATPRYYVVVNGATKWDDIGFLREHLPDEITLNHLDDRGLLALQGPEAAAVLDTLVPGVADELSFMQGTSREWNGAPLGIGRGGYTGEDGFELSYPADKLEDLANALVADERVRPIGLGARDSLRLEAGLPLYGHDLDESVDPVEGSAAFAISKARREQGGFHGAERILAALANGPAKKLVGFSVEGRMPVREGAPVFAGTEEVGRVTSGGFAPTVGAPIAMGYVAAAYTAPGTALEAEVRGKRVPLTVAQMPFVPHRYHRKGAAK; encoded by the coding sequence TTGAGCGAAACCGAAGACCAGGTCGAAACCCAGATGCTGCCGCTCGACGGCTGGCACCGCGCCCGCGGGGCGCGCATGGTCCCGTTCGCGGGCTACGAAATGCCGATCCAGTATGAGGGCATCATGGCCGAGCACGAATGGGCCCGCACGCACGCGGGGCTGTTCGATGTCAGCCACATGGGTCAGCTCATCGTCGAGGGCGATGGTGCGGCCGAAGCGCTCGAGGCGATCATGCCGGGGGACTTCAGCGCGCTGAAGCCCGGCCGCATCCGCTATTCGCTGCTGCTGGCCGAGGACGGCGGGATTCTCGACGACCTGATGGTGACCAACGTCACCGAGAGCGAGGGTGCCACCCCGCGCTACTACGTCGTGGTCAACGGCGCGACGAAGTGGGACGACATCGGCTTCCTTCGCGAGCACCTGCCCGACGAGATTACGCTGAACCATCTCGATGATCGGGGCCTGCTTGCCTTGCAGGGTCCGGAGGCTGCTGCGGTGCTCGACACGCTGGTTCCGGGCGTCGCCGACGAGCTGTCGTTCATGCAGGGCACCAGCCGCGAATGGAACGGCGCGCCGCTCGGCATCGGGCGCGGCGGCTATACCGGCGAGGACGGCTTCGAGCTGTCCTACCCGGCCGACAAGCTCGAAGACCTCGCCAATGCCCTCGTCGCAGACGAGCGGGTCCGCCCGATCGGCCTCGGCGCGCGCGACTCGCTGCGGCTCGAGGCCGGGCTTCCACTCTACGGGCACGACCTCGACGAGTCGGTCGACCCGGTCGAAGGCAGTGCCGCGTTCGCGATCTCCAAGGCGCGGCGCGAGCAGGGCGGCTTCCACGGGGCGGAGCGCATCCTCGCCGCGCTTGCGAATGGTCCGGCGAAGAAGCTGGTCGGCTTCTCGGTCGAGGGCCGCATGCCGGTGCGCGAAGGCGCGCCTGTGTTTGCCGGCACCGAGGAGGTCGGACGGGTGACCTCAGGCGGCTTCGCGCCGACCGTCGGCGCGCCGATCGCGATGGGCTACGTCGCTGCCGCGTACACCGCGCCGGGCACCGCGCTCGAGGCCGAAGTCCGGGGCAAGCGCGTGCCGCTCACCGTCGCCCAAATGCCGTTCGTGCCACATCGCTATCATCGCAAAGGAGCTGCGAAATGA
- the gcvH gene encoding glycine cleavage system protein GcvH, which yields MTRYFTEDHEWIEVDGDTATVGITDYAQGQLGDIVFVEVPAGGTALSKGGEAAVVESVKAASDVYSPVSGTVTEGNPALEDDPALVNTAPEGDGWFFKLTITDAGELDGLMDEAAYKAFCDTL from the coding sequence ATGACGCGTTACTTCACCGAGGATCATGAGTGGATCGAAGTCGACGGCGATACCGCCACCGTCGGCATCACCGACTATGCGCAGGGCCAACTCGGCGACATCGTTTTCGTCGAGGTGCCCGCCGGGGGCACCGCGCTGTCCAAGGGCGGCGAGGCCGCGGTGGTCGAGAGCGTCAAGGCGGCGAGCGACGTCTATTCGCCCGTCAGCGGCACCGTGACCGAGGGCAACCCGGCGCTCGAGGACGATCCCGCGCTCGTCAACACCGCGCCCGAAGGCGACGGCTGGTTCTTCAAGCTGACGATCACCGACGCCGGTGAACTCGACGGCCTGATGGACGAGGCCGCCTACAAGGCTTTCTGCGACACCCTCTGA
- the gcvPA gene encoding aminomethyl-transferring glycine dehydrogenase subunit GcvPA, translating into MRYLPLTDADRGEMLNVIGAPSIDALFADVPDGLHLDGPIEGLPLHASEMAVERHMRALSKKNLAAADAAFFCGAGAYRHHVPATVDHLIQRGEFLTAYTPYQPEIAQGTLQMLFEFQSQVARLYGCAVANASMYDGSTACWEAVAMAGRVTKKKRVVLSGALHPHYAETVRTMAKFTEDEIAGALPSIQGAPDLEGLIARIDDATSCVVVQYPDILGRVFDMTPLAEAAHAKGALLIAVNTEPVALGAVKSPGEMGADIVVGEGQSLGVGLQFGGPYLGLFAVRDPKHVRQMPGRLCGETVDAEGKRGFVLTLSTREQHIRREKATSNICTNSGLCALAFTIHLTLLGEKGLRQLAAENHRLACLAADKLATVPGVTVLNDAFFNEFTVMLPADARQVVRTLAERKVLAGVSLGRLFPGVDALSNGLVVAVTETTSEEDIETLCSALKEVLA; encoded by the coding sequence ATGCGCTATCTTCCCCTGACCGACGCCGATCGCGGCGAGATGCTGAACGTGATCGGCGCGCCGTCGATCGACGCGCTGTTTGCCGACGTGCCGGATGGCCTGCACCTCGACGGCCCGATCGAGGGCCTGCCGCTCCACGCGAGCGAGATGGCGGTCGAGCGGCACATGCGGGCGCTGTCGAAGAAGAACCTCGCCGCGGCCGATGCGGCGTTCTTCTGCGGGGCGGGGGCCTATCGCCACCACGTGCCGGCGACGGTCGACCACCTGATCCAGCGTGGCGAGTTCCTGACCGCCTACACCCCCTACCAGCCCGAGATCGCGCAGGGCACGCTCCAGATGCTGTTCGAGTTCCAGAGCCAGGTCGCGCGGCTCTACGGCTGCGCAGTGGCGAATGCTTCGATGTACGACGGCTCGACCGCGTGCTGGGAAGCGGTCGCGATGGCGGGGCGGGTGACGAAGAAGAAGCGCGTGGTCCTGTCTGGCGCGCTGCATCCGCACTACGCCGAGACCGTCCGGACGATGGCCAAGTTCACCGAGGATGAGATCGCGGGCGCGCTACCCTCGATCCAGGGCGCTCCGGACCTGGAAGGCCTGATCGCGCGGATCGACGACGCCACCAGCTGCGTGGTGGTGCAATACCCCGACATCCTCGGGCGCGTCTTCGACATGACCCCGCTGGCGGAGGCAGCACACGCGAAGGGCGCGCTGCTGATCGCCGTGAACACCGAGCCGGTCGCGCTGGGGGCGGTGAAGTCGCCCGGCGAGATGGGCGCGGACATCGTGGTCGGCGAGGGGCAGTCGCTCGGCGTGGGCCTCCAGTTCGGCGGGCCGTACCTCGGCCTGTTCGCGGTGCGCGATCCCAAGCACGTGCGCCAGATGCCGGGCCGGCTCTGCGGCGAGACGGTCGATGCCGAGGGTAAGCGGGGGTTCGTGCTGACGCTTTCCACCCGTGAGCAGCACATCCGCCGCGAGAAGGCGACGAGCAACATCTGCACCAACTCGGGGCTGTGTGCGCTGGCGTTCACGATCCACCTGACGCTTCTCGGCGAGAAGGGGCTGCGGCAACTCGCTGCGGAGAACCATCGCTTGGCGTGCTTGGCCGCGGACAAGCTCGCCACTGTGCCGGGCGTGACCGTCCTGAACGATGCGTTCTTCAACGAATTCACCGTCATGCTGCCGGCCGATGCACGGCAGGTCGTCCGTACGCTGGCGGAACGCAAGGTGCTGGCGGGCGTCTCGCTCGGCCGCCTGTTCCCGGGCGTGGACGCGCTGTCGAACGGCCTCGTGGTCGCGGTGACCGAAACGACATCAGAGGAGGATATCGAAACCCTCTGCTCCGCGCTCAAGGAGGTGCTGGCATGA
- the gcvPB gene encoding aminomethyl-transferring glycine dehydrogenase subunit GcvPB, which yields MNAPNKSGWRPALTLDRREGQTTATGNRALMLEEPLIFEIGTCETTGVDLPEATAGANRLGGMAREAEIGLPGLSEPETVRHYTRLSRQNYAIDLGLFPLGSCTMKHNPRLNEKVARMPGFADVHPLQPIDTVQGALGVINELASWLIRLTGMRGVAMTPKAGAHGELCGILCIRAALEAKGDAREVILVPESAHGTNPATAAFAGYRVEDIPATAEGRVDLAALKARLGPDVAGVMITNPNTCGLFERDLKEISDAVHAAGGYVYCDGANFNAIVGRVRPGDLGVDAMHINLHKTFSTPHGGGGPGSGPVVLSEALCPYGPLPFTELHADGTLTLVEEETGGERQPHAFGRLSAFHGQMGMFTRALAYILSHGADGLRQVSGDAVLNANYLLRSLEDVLDAPFGHSGPCMHEALFSDKGFAEGLTTLDLAKGMIDEGFHPMTMYFPLVVHGAMLVEPTETESKAGLDQLVLAMRSLAERARAGDESLKNAPIHAPRRRLDETLAARKPVLAWSEPQVPAGTPTLSEQGGS from the coding sequence ATGAACGCGCCCAATAAGAGCGGCTGGCGGCCCGCGCTCACCCTCGACCGCCGCGAAGGCCAGACGACCGCGACCGGCAACCGCGCGCTCATGCTCGAGGAACCGCTGATCTTCGAGATCGGCACATGCGAGACGACCGGCGTCGACCTCCCCGAAGCCACCGCCGGCGCCAATCGCCTTGGCGGGATGGCGCGCGAGGCGGAGATCGGCCTCCCGGGCCTGTCGGAGCCCGAAACGGTGCGCCATTACACTCGGCTCAGCCGCCAGAACTATGCCATCGACCTCGGGCTGTTCCCGCTCGGGTCGTGCACGATGAAGCACAATCCGCGCCTGAACGAAAAGGTCGCCCGGATGCCCGGCTTCGCCGATGTCCATCCGCTCCAACCGATCGACACCGTGCAGGGCGCGCTCGGCGTCATCAACGAGCTCGCAAGCTGGCTGATCCGGCTCACCGGCATGCGCGGCGTGGCGATGACGCCCAAGGCCGGCGCGCACGGCGAGCTGTGCGGCATCCTGTGCATCCGCGCCGCGCTGGAGGCCAAGGGCGACGCGCGCGAGGTGATCCTGGTGCCCGAGAGCGCGCACGGCACCAATCCCGCCACCGCCGCCTTCGCCGGTTACCGGGTGGAGGACATTCCCGCCACCGCCGAGGGGCGCGTCGACCTGGCGGCGCTGAAGGCGCGGCTGGGGCCCGACGTTGCCGGGGTGATGATCACCAACCCCAACACCTGCGGGCTGTTCGAGCGCGATCTCAAGGAAATTTCCGACGCGGTCCACGCGGCGGGCGGCTACGTCTATTGCGACGGGGCGAACTTCAACGCGATCGTCGGCCGGGTGCGCCCGGGCGACCTCGGTGTCGACGCGATGCACATCAACCTGCACAAGACCTTTTCCACCCCGCACGGCGGCGGTGGGCCTGGATCCGGGCCGGTGGTGCTTTCAGAGGCGCTGTGCCCCTACGGCCCGCTGCCCTTCACCGAGCTCCACGCCGACGGCACGCTGACGCTGGTGGAGGAGGAAACCGGCGGCGAGCGCCAGCCCCACGCCTTCGGTCGCCTGTCGGCGTTCCACGGCCAGATGGGCATGTTCACCCGCGCGCTGGCCTATATCCTCAGCCACGGCGCCGACGGGCTGCGCCAGGTCTCGGGCGACGCGGTGCTCAACGCCAACTACCTGCTGCGCAGCCTGGAGGATGTGCTCGATGCGCCGTTCGGCCACAGCGGACCGTGCATGCACGAGGCGCTGTTCTCGGACAAAGGCTTCGCCGAAGGTCTCACGACGCTCGATCTCGCCAAGGGGATGATCGACGAGGGGTTCCACCCGATGACGATGTACTTCCCGCTGGTCGTCCACGGCGCGATGCTCGTCGAACCGACCGAGACGGAAAGCAAGGCCGGCCTCGACCAGTTGGTGCTCGCGATGCGTTCGCTGGCCGAGCGGGCGAGGGCGGGCGACGAAAGCCTCAAGAACGCCCCGATCCACGCGCCGCGCCGCCGTCTCGACGAGACCCTCGCGGCGAGGAAGCCGGTGCTGGCGTGGAGCGAGCCCCAGGTGCCCGCGGGCACGCCGACGCTGAGCGAACAGGGCGGGAGCTGA
- a CDS encoding ABA4-like family protein, with the protein MWQGVFGFTNVVALLAWAVLVLAPRKPLPLAYVLYGGVAMLCLAYAAMFVGLVTMLVDPVRDPGLAEPDLLNYSVVGLKDLFRSEGAIVLGWTHYLALDLFTGLWIARDADAKGFSRVFQAPFLVLTFMAGPLGLLVWLLVRERRARKSGWTRSGKTPAG; encoded by the coding sequence ATGTGGCAGGGCGTCTTCGGCTTCACCAACGTGGTCGCCCTGCTGGCATGGGCGGTGCTGGTCCTCGCGCCGCGCAAGCCATTGCCGCTCGCCTACGTGCTCTACGGCGGCGTGGCGATGCTGTGTCTTGCCTATGCCGCCATGTTCGTCGGGCTGGTGACCATGCTGGTCGACCCCGTGCGCGATCCGGGGCTCGCGGAGCCGGACCTCCTAAACTATTCCGTCGTCGGCCTGAAGGACCTGTTCCGGTCCGAAGGTGCGATCGTCCTGGGGTGGACGCACTACCTTGCGCTCGACCTCTTTACGGGTCTTTGGATCGCTCGCGATGCCGACGCGAAGGGATTTTCGCGCGTTTTCCAGGCGCCGTTCCTTGTGCTGACCTTCATGGCCGGCCCGCTGGGGTTACTTGTCTGGCTGCTCGTCCGCGAACGCCGCGCACGCAAGAGCGGCTGGACCCGCTCAGGAAAAACGCCCGCCGGCTGA